A region from the Alosa alosa isolate M-15738 ecotype Scorff River chromosome 7, AALO_Geno_1.1, whole genome shotgun sequence genome encodes:
- the LOC125298434 gene encoding myeloid-associated differentiation marker homolog: protein MPVILGEVSILTTPLSGVRIWALVSGCVTFSLVASMVEPTTVQHSELFRTFCMSTWCLFFTLSLLILIITYIQFHSLLPLSWKNLTVTVAAMAALMVFTATLAYPCLALSENATKESVIATIFSGLTFLAYATETHLIRREQKGYMATVPGLLKVLQVFGGCVGLLLIADQVSHRSTGWEVAIPGMAYGLCLSASLGTVVVMVGDCAGRCPLPFDRVLAGLSSLGVLLYMVAAVVSSTKVLNLYRPNPSEGKLIIVSEMAFACITLVSYTVDLAFSVKLLCDRI, encoded by the coding sequence ATGCCTGTGATCCTAGGGGAGGTCAGCATTCTCACCACCCCACTTTCGGGGGTCCGCATCTGGGCTCTTGTCTCGGGATGTGTCACCTTCAGCCTGGTGGCCTCCATGGTAGAGCCCACCACCGTCCAGCACTCCGAGCTCTTCCGCACCTTCTGCATGTCCACCTGGTGCCTCTTCTTCACCCTCagcctcctcatcctcatcatcacctACATCCAGTTCCACAGCCTGCTGCCGCTTTCCTGGAAGAACCTGACGGTGACCGTGGCCGCCATGGCCGCGCTCATGGTCTTCACTGCCACGCTGGCGTACCCTTGCCTGGCGCTGAGTGAGAACGCAACCAAGGAGTCTGTCATAGCCACCATCTTCTCAGGCCTGACCTTCCTGGCCTACGCCACAGAGACCCACCTCATCCGCCGGGAACAGAAGGGCTACATGGCCACGGTACCCGGACTGCTCAAAGTGCTCCAGGTCTTCGGAGGCTGCGTGGGTCTGCTGCTGATCGCGGATCAGGTGTCTCACAGGAGCACTGGGTGGGAGGTGGCGATCCCCGGGATGGCGTACGGCCTCTGTCTCTCAGCCTCTTTGGGCACAGTGGTGGTCATGGTGGGAGACTGCGCTGGGCGGTGCCCGCTGCCGTTCGACCGTGTCCTGGCCGGCTTGAGTTCACTGGGAGTCCTGCTCTACATGGTGGCGGCGGTCGTGAGCTCCACCAAAGTGCTGAACTTGTACAGACCGAACCCATCTGAGGGGAAACTCATCATCGTCTCGGAGATGGCCTTTGCCTGCATCACCTTAGTCAGTTACACCGTCGATCTGGCCTTCTCCGTCAAACTCTTGTGTGACAGAATCTGA